The Daucus carota subsp. sativus chromosome 7, DH1 v3.0, whole genome shotgun sequence genome window below encodes:
- the LOC108194015 gene encoding thaumatin-like protein 1 yields MAQIPKLIVCLSMLIILKGVWCTTFTFVNKCDYTVWPGILGSPSLGTTGFELAKGTSQSFQAPAGWSGRFWGRTGCNFDGSGQGSCKTADCGSGQVECNGAGATPPATLAEFTLGSGSQDFYDVSLVDGYNIQMMVEVTGGSGPCASTGCIEDLNLRCPAELKVEGGSACNSACTAFATPEYCCKGEFNSPTACAPSIYSQIFKTACPRSYSYAYDDKTSTFTCTDADYIMTFCPNHPSSKATRDSPDTSEGSGSGSGSDSGSGTESTTLSDGWLANLATGESSRAYSFGAAQIVGFVIAAISVTFSFTRSS; encoded by the exons ATGGCACAAATTCCGAAGCTGATTGTGTGTCTTTCCATGCTAATTATTCTAAAAG GTGTTTGGTGTACCACGTTTACGTTTGTTAACAAGTGTGACTATACAGTGTGGCCAGGAATTCTAGGCAGTCCGAGCTTGGGTACCACAGGGTTTGAGCTAGCCAAGGGAACATCACAGTCCTTCCAGGCTCCAGCCGGTTGGTCAGGCCGGTTCTGGGGCAGAACCGGCTGCAATTTTGACGGATCAGGTCAGGGCTCGTGCAAAACTGCAGATTGCGGCTCAGGCCAAGTTGAGTGCAATGGCGCAGGAGCCACACCCCCAGCTACCCTAGCCGAGTTCACACTCGGCTCAGGTAGCCAGGACTTCTATGATGTGAGCCTGGTTGATGGCTACAACATACAGATGATGGTTGAGGTGACTGGAGGGTCGGGTCCTTGTGCATCGACAGGTTGCATTGAGGACTTGAACCTCAGGTGTCCTGCTGAGCTCAAGGTGGAGGGTGGCAGCGCTTGCAATAGCGCCTGCACGGCCTTTGCCACCCCTGAGTACTGCTGTAAAGGCGAATTCAATTCGCCTACAGCTTGTGCTCCTTCAATTTACTCACAAATATTCAAGACCGCGTGTCCAAGATCCTATAGCTATGCTTATGATGATAAAACAAGTACATTTACTTGCACAGACGCGGATTATATCATGACATTCTGTCCAAATCACCCAAG TTCAAAAGCTACAAGAGATTCACCGGATACAAGTGAAGGATCAGGGTCAGGGTCAGGGTCTGATTCAGGATCCGGGACAGAGTCTACGACGTTGTCAGATGGATGGTTAGCAAACTTGGCAACCGGAGAGTCCAGTAGAGCATACAGTTTTGGTGCTGCACAAATTGTTGGATTTGTCATTGCTGCTATATCTGTTACATTCAGTTTTACGCGATCTTCGTAG
- the LOC108193247 gene encoding biotin carboxyl carrier protein of acetyl-CoA carboxylase 2, chloroplastic isoform X3, whose amino-acid sequence MASFSVPCPKICALAANLQLGQSKPNHSSVAFRPDSVSNRTFLSGSSLHSSSSILSLQASNRNKHDVLRVSDQLNADAIPDASAITAFMDQVADLIELVDSRDIMELQLKQENCEVLIRKKEALPQPPAAPYVMMQSPSHQIVAPPQSPPAQAPQSSAKQSASPPAASAPPAAAPKSSHPPMKCPMAGTFYRCPSPGSPPFVQVGDKVQKGQVICIIEAMKLMNEIEAEQTGTIVDILVEDGKPVSVDLPLFVIEP is encoded by the exons ATGGCTTCGTTCTCTGTTCCCTGCCCTAAGATTTGTGCTCTCGCAGCTAATTTGCAGCTGGGCCAGTCGAAGCCCAACCATTCCTCCGTTGCGTTCCGACCCGATTCAGTTTCCAATCGGACATTCCTGTCCGGATCTTCACTCCACAGCTCCTCTTCCATTCTCTCCCTTCAG GCATCTAACAGGAACAAGCATGATGTTCTTAGGGTATCTGATCAACTGAATGCG GACGCCATTCCTGATGCATCAGCCATTACAGCTTTTATGGATCAAGTAGCAGATCTTATAGA GCTTGTGGATTCAAGGGACATTATGGAGCTGCAGCTAAAGCAAGAGAACTGTGAAGTCCTTATAAGGAAAAAAGAAGCTTTACCACAGCCTCCTGCGGCTCCTTATGTTATGATGCAGTCTCCCTCTCACCAAATTGTTGCTCCTCCTCAGTCACCTCCCGCTCAAGCACCTCAGTCATCTGCTAAGCAAAGTGCATCTCCACCAGCTGCATCTGCACCACCTGCTGCAGCTCCGAAGTCATCCCATCCTCCAATGAAGTGCCCCATGGCTGGAACCTTTTATCGCTGTCCTTCACCTGGATCCCCACCATTTGTACAG GTAGGAGACAAGGTCCAGAAAGGTCAGGTAATATGCATCATTGAGGCCATGAAGCTGATGAATGAAATCGAG GCTGAACAAACTGGGACCATAGTTGATATACTAGTAGAAGATGGGAAACCAGTTAGCGTCGACCTG CCGCTATTTGTCATTGAACCCTGA
- the LOC108193247 gene encoding biotin carboxyl carrier protein of acetyl-CoA carboxylase 2, chloroplastic isoform X4 has protein sequence MASFSVPCPKICAPAANLQSKPNHSSVAFRPDSLSNRAFLSGSPLHNSSPILSLQASNRNKHDVLRVSDQLNADAIPDASAITAFMDQVADLIELVDSRDIMELQLKQENCEVLIRKKEALPQPPAAPYVMMQSPSHQIVAPPQSPPAQAPQSSAKQSASPPAASAPPAAAPKSSHPPMKCPMAGTFYRCPSPGSPPFVQVGDKVQKGQVICIIEAMKLMNEIEAEQTGTIVDILVEDGKPVSVDLPLFVIEP, from the exons ATGGCTTCGTTCTCCGTTCCCTGCCCTAAGATTTGTGCTCCCGCAGCTAATTTGCAGTCCAAGCCCAACCACTCCTCCGTTGCTTTCCGACCCGATTCGCTTTCCAATCGGGCATTCCTATCCGGATCTCCACTCCACAACTCCTCTCCCATTCTCTCCCTTCAG GCATCTAACAGGAACAAGCATGATGTTCTTAGGGTATCTGATCAACTGAATGCG GACGCCATTCCTGATGCATCAGCCATTACAGCTTTTATGGATCAAGTAGCAGATCTTATAGA GCTTGTGGATTCAAGGGACATTATGGAGCTGCAGCTAAAGCAAGAGAACTGTGAAGTCCTTATAAGGAAAAAAGAAGCTTTACCACAGCCTCCTGCGGCTCCTTATGTTATGATGCAGTCTCCCTCTCACCAAATTGTTGCTCCTCCTCAGTCACCTCCCGCTCAAGCACCTCAGTCATCTGCTAAGCAAAGTGCATCTCCACCAGCTGCATCTGCACCACCTGCTGCAGCTCCGAAGTCATCCCATCCTCCAATGAAGTGCCCCATGGCTGGAACCTTTTATCGCTGTCCTTCACCTGGATCCCCACCATTTGTACAG GTAGGAGACAAGGTCCAGAAAGGTCAGGTAATATGCATCATTGAGGCCATGAAGCTGATGAATGAAATCGAG GCTGAACAAACTGGGACCATAGTTGATATACTAGTAGAAGATGGGAAACCAGTTAGCGTCGACCTG CCGCTATTTGTCATTGAACCCTGA
- the LOC108193247 gene encoding biotin carboxyl carrier protein of acetyl-CoA carboxylase 1, chloroplastic isoform X2, whose translation MASFSVPCPKICAPAANLQSKPNHSSVAFRPDSLSNRAFLSGSPLHNSSPILSLQASNRNKHDVLRVSDQLNAVSIEKPSKSVVVPETEPEKSTKKSSFQDAIPDASAITAFMDQVADLIELVDSRDIMELQLKQENCEVLIRKKEALPQPPAAPYVMMQSPSHQIVAPPQSPPAQAPQSSAKQSASPPAASAPPAAAPKSSHPPMKCPMAGTFYRCPSPGSPPFVQVGDKVQKGQVICIIEAMKLMNEIEAEQTGTIVDILVEDGKPVSVDLPLFVIEP comes from the exons ATGGCTTCGTTCTCCGTTCCCTGCCCTAAGATTTGTGCTCCCGCAGCTAATTTGCAGTCCAAGCCCAACCACTCCTCCGTTGCTTTCCGACCCGATTCGCTTTCCAATCGGGCATTCCTATCCGGATCTCCACTCCACAACTCCTCTCCCATTCTCTCCCTTCAG GCATCTAACAGGAACAAGCATGATGTTCTTAGGGTATCTGATCAACTGAATGCG GTTTCAATTGAGAAACCATCAAAGTCTGTAGTAGTTCCAGAAACTGAACCCGAAAAATCAACCAAGAAATCTTCTTTTCAGGACGCCATTCCTGATGCATCAGCCATTACAGCTTTTATGGATCAAGTAGCAGATCTTATAGA GCTTGTGGATTCAAGGGACATTATGGAGCTGCAGCTAAAGCAAGAGAACTGTGAAGTCCTTATAAGGAAAAAAGAAGCTTTACCACAGCCTCCTGCGGCTCCTTATGTTATGATGCAGTCTCCCTCTCACCAAATTGTTGCTCCTCCTCAGTCACCTCCCGCTCAAGCACCTCAGTCATCTGCTAAGCAAAGTGCATCTCCACCAGCTGCATCTGCACCACCTGCTGCAGCTCCGAAGTCATCCCATCCTCCAATGAAGTGCCCCATGGCTGGAACCTTTTATCGCTGTCCTTCACCTGGATCCCCACCATTTGTACAG GTAGGAGACAAGGTCCAGAAAGGTCAGGTAATATGCATCATTGAGGCCATGAAGCTGATGAATGAAATCGAG GCTGAACAAACTGGGACCATAGTTGATATACTAGTAGAAGATGGGAAACCAGTTAGCGTCGACCTG CCGCTATTTGTCATTGAACCCTGA
- the LOC108193247 gene encoding biotin carboxyl carrier protein of acetyl-CoA carboxylase 2, chloroplastic isoform X1, translating into MASFSVPCPKICALAANLQLGQSKPNHSSVAFRPDSVSNRTFLSGSSLHSSSSILSLQASNRNKHDVLRVSDQLNAVSIEKPSKSVVVPETEPEKSTKKSSFQDAIPDASAITAFMDQVADLIELVDSRDIMELQLKQENCEVLIRKKEALPQPPAAPYVMMQSPSHQIVAPPQSPPAQAPQSSAKQSASPPAASAPPAAAPKSSHPPMKCPMAGTFYRCPSPGSPPFVQVGDKVQKGQVICIIEAMKLMNEIEAEQTGTIVDILVEDGKPVSVDLPLFVIEP; encoded by the exons ATGGCTTCGTTCTCTGTTCCCTGCCCTAAGATTTGTGCTCTCGCAGCTAATTTGCAGCTGGGCCAGTCGAAGCCCAACCATTCCTCCGTTGCGTTCCGACCCGATTCAGTTTCCAATCGGACATTCCTGTCCGGATCTTCACTCCACAGCTCCTCTTCCATTCTCTCCCTTCAG GCATCTAACAGGAACAAGCATGATGTTCTTAGGGTATCTGATCAACTGAATGCG GTTTCAATTGAGAAACCATCAAAGTCTGTAGTAGTTCCAGAAACTGAACCCGAAAAATCAACCAAGAAATCTTCTTTTCAGGACGCCATTCCTGATGCATCAGCCATTACAGCTTTTATGGATCAAGTAGCAGATCTTATAGA GCTTGTGGATTCAAGGGACATTATGGAGCTGCAGCTAAAGCAAGAGAACTGTGAAGTCCTTATAAGGAAAAAAGAAGCTTTACCACAGCCTCCTGCGGCTCCTTATGTTATGATGCAGTCTCCCTCTCACCAAATTGTTGCTCCTCCTCAGTCACCTCCCGCTCAAGCACCTCAGTCATCTGCTAAGCAAAGTGCATCTCCACCAGCTGCATCTGCACCACCTGCTGCAGCTCCGAAGTCATCCCATCCTCCAATGAAGTGCCCCATGGCTGGAACCTTTTATCGCTGTCCTTCACCTGGATCCCCACCATTTGTACAG GTAGGAGACAAGGTCCAGAAAGGTCAGGTAATATGCATCATTGAGGCCATGAAGCTGATGAATGAAATCGAG GCTGAACAAACTGGGACCATAGTTGATATACTAGTAGAAGATGGGAAACCAGTTAGCGTCGACCTG CCGCTATTTGTCATTGAACCCTGA
- the LOC108195004 gene encoding uncharacterized protein LOC108195004, with protein MDLPQHVLVVPSPAQGHVKPFMKLAYNLAYHGIKVTFANSEFVEAKILGAMSEADKEQCPIRLVSYSDGLEACPAEERNGARLIASLKEVMPKNLEKLIEQINQSDNKEPITCVIGDLTVGWTLEVARKMGLKQVAVWPAGPASLALALRIPQLIETGVIDENGSTMKNELICLSEEIPVWNSWELTWISPGKPALQKILFDFSLAINQVVKNPIIVLCNTYYELDSSSCAMIPGILPIGPLPAISNLNPCSGSFLSQDSTCLSWLDKQPPNSVIYIAFGSTAMFSQKQFDELALGLELSGHSFLWVVRPNIVTGSSHEHYPDNFLEKIASRGKIVEWAPQEKVLAHSSISCFFSHCGWNSTMEGVSNGVPFLCWPYVWDQFDNKKYICEMWKVGLGLDYDEDGIISRHEIKTKIHNLVTNDGMKMNARKLMEDAKKSVSHGGGSYENFKSLVKFELRILASLVMNLQQHVLVVPLPAQGHVKPLMKLAYNLAYHGIKATFANSQFVEAKILAAMSEADKEQCPIRLVSYWDGMESHPEERFGPVEMDSLKKVMTKNLEKLIEQINQSDKEPITCVMVDLTVGWTLEVARNMGLKQVAVWLAGPASLALALRIPTLIEARVIDENGSTIKNELICLSEGIPVWNSWELTWSTPGKPALQKFFFDFSLAINQVVENPTIVLCNTYYELDSSSCAMIPNILPIGPLPAISNLNPCSGSFSSQDSTCLSWLDKQPSNSVIYIAFGSTTMFSQKQFNEIAFGLELSGYSFLWAVRPNIVSGSSPEYYPNNFLERIAGRGKIVEWAPQEKVLAHSSVSCFFSHCGWNSTIEGISHGVPFLCWPYVWDQFDNKKYICDVWKVGLAVKYDEDGIISRHEIKTKIHNLLTNYEMKINAIKLMEDAKKSVSLGGSSHENFKSLVKYLKA; from the exons ATGGACTTGCCGCAACATGTTCTGGTTGTGCCATCTCCAGCACAAGGCCATGTCAAGCCGTTCATGAAACTAGCATACAACTTGGCTTATCATGGGATCAAGGTCACATTTGCCAATTCAGAATTTGTCGAAGCCAAAATTCTTGGTGCAATGTCCGAAGCAGACAAGGAACAATGTCCCATAAGGCTAGTGTCTTACTCTGACGGATTGGAGGCGTGTCCAGCTGAAGAAAGAAATGGTGCGCGGCTGATAGCTAGCCTTAAAGAGGTGATGCCAAAAAATCTCGAAAAATTAATTGAGCAGATTAATCAGTCGGATAACAAGGAGCCGATTACTTGTGTCATTGGGGATTTAACAGTGGGATGGACATTAGAAGTTGCGCGTAAAATGGGGCTGAAACAGGTTGCAGTTTGGCCTGCAGGACCGGCTTCCTTGGCATTGGCACTTCGTATCCCACAACTTATAGAAACAGGAGTTATCGATGAAAACG GTTCAACAATGAAAAACGAGCTGATTTGTTTATCAGAAGAAATTCCAGTGTGGAATAGCTGGGAGCTCACTTGGATCAGTCCTGGTAAACCAGCATTacagaaaattttatttgactttTCTCTAGCTATCAATCAAGTTGTCAAAAATCCAATCATTGTGCTCTGCAACACGTATTATGAACTTGACTCGTCCTCCTGTGCCATGATTCCTGGCATCCTCCCAATCGGTCCTCTACCTGCGATAAGTAACTTAAATCCCTGTAGTGGATCTTTTTTGTCTCAGGATTCGACTTGTTTAAGCTGGCTAGACAAACAACCTCCAAACTCCGTCATTTATATTGCTTTTGGCAGCACAGCAATGTTTAGCCAGAAACAGTTTGATGAATTAGCACTTGGTCTTGAACTATCAGGCCACTCGTTTTTATGGGTTGTGCGACCAAACATTGTCACCGGATCATCTCATGAGCACTACCCTGACAATTTTCTGGAAAAAATAGCTAGTCGAGGAAAGATTGTCGAATGGGCGCCTCAAGAAAAGGTTCTTGCTCATTCTTcaatttcttgtttcttttctCATTGTGGTTGGAACTCAACAATGGAGGGAGTGAGCAATGGTGTACCCTTTTTGTGCTGGCCTTATGTATGGGATCAATTTGataataagaaatatatttgtGAAATGTGGAAAGTTGGGTTAGGACTTGATTATGATGAAGATGGGATCATATCCAGACATGAGATCAAGACAAAGATTCATAATCTGGTAACAAATGATGGAATGAAGATGAATGCCAGGAAGCTTATGGAGGATGCTAAGAAGAGTGTAAGCCACGGTGGTGGTTCTTATGAGAATTTTAAGAGCTTGGTCAA gTTTGAGTTGAGAATCCTAGCGTCATTAGTCATGAACTTGCAGCAACATGTATTGGTCGTGCCATTACCAGCACAGGGCCATGTCAAGCCGCTCATGAAACTAGCCTACAACTTGGCTTATCATGGGATCAAGGCCACATTTGCCAATTCACAATTTGTTGAAGCCAAAATTCTTGCTGCAATGTCCGAAGCAGACAAGGAACAATGTCCCATAAGGCTAGTCTCTTATTGGGACGGAATGGAGTCGCACCCTGAAGAAAGATTTGGACCGGTGGAAATGGATAGCCTTAAAAAGGTGATGACAAAAAATCTCGAAAAATTAATTGAGCAGATTAATCAGTCGGATAAGGAGCCGATTACTTGTGTCATGGTGGATTTAACAGTTGGATGGACATTAGAAGTTGCGAGAAACATGGGGTTGAAACAGGTTGCAGTTTGGCTAGCAGGACCAGCTTCTTTGGCATTGGCACTTCGTATCCCGACACTTATAGAAGCAAGAGTTATCGATGAAAATG GTTCAACAATAAAAAATGAGCTGATTTGTTTATCAGAAGGAATTCCAGTGTGGAATAGCTGGGAGCTCACTTGGAGCACTCCTGGTAAACCAGCCTTACAGAAATTTTTCTTTGACTTTTCTCTAGCTATCAATCAAGTTGTCGAAAATCCAACCATTGTGCTGTGCAACACATATTATGAACTTGACTCATCCTCTTGTGCCATGATTCCTAACATCCTCCCAATCGGTCCTCTACCTGCGATAAGTAACTTAAATCCTTGTAGTGGATCTTTTTCGTCTCAGGATTCAACTTGTTTAAGCTGGCTAGACAAACAACCTTCAAACTCAGTTATTTACATTGCTTTTGGCAGCACCACAATGTTTAGCCAGAAGCAGTTTAATGAAATAGCATTTGGTCTTGAACTATCTGGTTACTCATTTTTGTGGGCTGTACGACCAAACATTGTCAGTGGATCATCTCCCGAGTACTACCCTAACAATTTTCTGGAAAGAATAGCTGGTCGAGGAAAGATTGTTGAATGGGCACCTCAAGAAAAGGTTCTTGCTCACTCTTCAGTTTCTTGTTTCTTTTCTCATTGTGGTTGGAACTCAACAATAGAGGGAATAAGCCATGGTGTACCGTTTTTGTGCTGGCCTTATGTATGGGATCAATTTGATAATAAGAAATATATCTGTGACGTGTGGAAAGTTGGGTTAGCAGTTAAATATGATGAAGATGGGATCATATCGAGACATGAGATCAAGACAAAGATTCATAATCTATTAACCAATTATGAAATGAAGATAAATGCCATCAAGCTGATGGAGGATGCTAAAAAGAGTGTAAGCCTAGGTGGTTCTTCTCATGAGAATTTCAAGAGCTTGGTCAAGTACCTGAAAGCCTAA
- the LOC108195005 gene encoding UDP-glycosyltransferase 83A1-like, whose protein sequence is MDLPQHVLVVPSPAQGHVKPLMKLAYNLAYHGIKVTFANSQFVEANILAAMSEADKEQCPIRLVSYSDGLEACPEERNGPGLITSLEERNGPGLITSLKEVMPKNVEKLIEQINQPDNKEPITCVIGDLTAGWTLEVARKMGLKQVAVWPAGPASLALALRIPQLIEAGVIDENGSTMKNELICLSEEIPVWNSWELTWISPGKPALQKILFDFSLAINQVVKNPIIVLCNTYYELDSSSCAMIPGILPIGPLPAISNLNPCSGSFLSQDSTCLSWLDKRPPNSVIYIAFGSTAVFSQKQFDELALGLELSGHSFLWVVRPNIVSGSSHEYYPDNFLERIASRGMIVKWAPQEKVLAHPSISCFFSHCGWNSTMEGVSNGVPFLCWPYLWDQFDNKKYICEMWKVGLALDCDEDGIISRHEIKTKIHNLVTNDGMKMNAKKLMEDAKKSVSQGGGSYENFKSLVKYLGA, encoded by the exons ATGGATTTGCCGCAACATGTTCTGGTTGTGCCATCTCCAGCACAAGGCCATGTCAAGCCGCTCATGAAACTAGCATACAACTTGGCTTATCATGGGATCAAGGTCACATTTGCCAATTCACAATTTGTCGAAGCCAATATTCTTGCTGCAATGTCCGAAGCAGACAAGGAACAATGTCCCATAAGGCTAGTGTCTTACTCTGACGGATTGGAGGCGTGTCCTGAAGAAAGAAATGGTCCGGGACTGATAACTAGCCTTGAAGAAAGAAATGGTCCGGGACTGATAACTAGCCTTAAAGAGGTGATGCCAAAAAATGTCGAAAAATTAATTGAGCAGATTAATCAGCCGGATAACAAGGAGCCGATTACTTGTGTCATTGGGGATTTAACAGCTGGATGGACATTAGAAGTTGCGCGTAAAATGGGGCTGAAACAGGTTGCAGTTTGGCCTGCAGGACCGGCTTCCTTGGCATTGGCGCTTCGTATCCCACAACTCATAGAAGCAGGAGTTATCGATGAAAACG GTTCAACAATGAAAAATGAGCTGATTTGTTTATCAGAAGAAATTCCAGTGTGGAATAGCTGGGAGCTCACTTGGATCAGTCCTGGTAAACCAGCATTacagaaaattttatttgactttTCTCTAGCTATTAATCAAGTTGTCAAAAATCCAATCATTGTGCTCTGCAACACGTATTATGAACTTGACTCGTCCTCCTGTGCCATGATTCCTGGCATCCTCCCAATTGGTCCTCTACCTGCGATAAGTAACTTAAATCCGTGTAGTGGATCCTTTTTGTCTCAAGACTCAACTTGTTTAAGTTGGCTAGACAAACGACCTCCAAACTCGGTCATTTATATTGCTTTTGGCAGCACTGCAGTGTTTAGCCAGAAACAGTTTGATGAATTAGCACTCGGTCTTGAACTATCAGGCCACTCGTTTTTATGGGTTGTGCGACCAAACATTGTCAGTGGGTCATCTCATGAGTACTACCCTGACAATTTTCTGGAAAGAATAGCTAGTCGTGGAATGATTGTCAAATGGGCGCCTCAAGAAAAGGTTCTTGCTCATCCTTcaatttcttgtttcttttctCATTGTGGTTGGAACTCAACAATGGAGGGAGTGAGCAATGGTGTGCCGTTTTTGTGCTGGCCTTATCTATGGGATCAATTCGataataagaaatatatttgtGAAATGTGGAAAGTTGGGTTAGCACTTGATTGTGATGAAGATGGGATCATATCGAGACATGAGATCAAGACAAAGATTCATAATCTGGTAACCAATGATGGAATGAAGATGAATGCCAAGAAGCTTATGGAGGATGCTAAAAAGAGTGTGAGCCAAGGTGGTGGTTCTTATGAGAATTTTAAGAGCTTGGTCAAGTACCTAGGAGCCTAA
- the LOC108195006 gene encoding UDP-glycosyltransferase 83A1-like: MEFPQHVLVVPFPAQGHVMPLMKLAYNLAYQGVKVTFANITFVEAKILAAMSEADKEQCPIRLVSYSDGLEACPEERNGPGLITSLKKVMPKNIEKLIEQINQSDNKEPITCVMADLTAGWTLQVASKMGLKQVAVWPAGPASLVQVSTMKNELICLSEGIPAWNSWELTWSTPGNPALQKSLFEFSVAINQAVKFAAENGTIVLCNTWYELDSSSCSMIPNILPIGPLAAIRTLRPSGGTFLSQDSTCLSWLDKQPSNSVIYIAFGSTAVFSQKQFDELALGLELSGHSFLWVVRPNIVSGSSHEYYPDNFLERIASRGMIVKWAPQEKVLAHPSISCFFSHCGWNSTMEGVSNGVPFLCWPYLWDQFDNKKYICEMWKVGLALDCDEDGIISRHEIKTKINNLVTNDGMKMNAKKLMEDAKKSVSQGGGSYENFKSLVKYLGA, encoded by the exons ATGGAGTTTCCGCAACATGTTCTGGTTGTGCCATTTCCAGCACAAGGCCATGTAATGCCGCTTATGAAGCTAGCATACAACTTGGCTTATCAAGGAGTCAAGGTCACATTTGCCAATATCACATTTGTTGAAGCAAAGATTCTTGCTGCAATGTCCGAAGCAGACAAGGAACAATGTCCCATACGGCTAGTGTCTTACTCTGACGGATTGGAGGCGTGTCCTGAAGAAAGAAATGGTCCGGGGCTGATAACTAGCCTCAAAAAGGTGATgccaaaaaatatagaaaaattaaTTGAGCAGATTAATCAGTCGGATAACAAGGAGCCGATTACTTGTGTCATGGCGGATTTAACAGCTGGATGGACATTACAAGTTGCTAGTAAAATGGGGCTGAAACAGGTTGCAGTTTGGCCTGCAGGACCAGCTTCTCTG GTTCAAGTTTCAACAATGAAAAATGAGCTGATTTGTTTATCAGAAGGAATTCCTGCGTGGAATAGCTGGGAGCTCACTTGGAGTACACCTGGTAATCCAGCATTACAAAAATCTCTGTTCGAGTTTTCTGTAGCTATTAATCAAGCTGTCAAATTTGCTGCTGAAAATGGAACCATTGTTCTCTGCAACACATGGTACGAACTCGACTCCTCCTCTTGTTCCATGATTCCTAACATCCTTCCAATCGGTCCTCTAGCCGCGATAAGAACCTTACGCCCTTCTGGTGGAACCTTTTTGTCTCAAGACTCAACTTGTTTAAGCTGGCTAGACAAACAACCTTCAAACTCCGTCATTTATATTGCTTTTGGCAGCACAGCAGTGTTTAGTCAGAAACAGTTTGATGAATTAGCACTCGGTCTTGAACTATCAGGCCACTCGTTTTTATGGGTTGTGCGACCAAACATTGTCAGTGGATCATCTCATGAGTACTACCCTGACAATTTTCTGGAAAGAATAGCTAGTCGTGGAATGATTGTCAAATGGGCGCCTCAAGAAAAGGTTCTTGCTCATCCTTcgatttcttgtttcttttctCATTGTGGTTGGAACTCAACAATGGAGGGAGTGAGCAATGGTGTCCCGTTTTTGTGCTGGCCTTATCTATGGGATCAATTCGataataagaaatatatttgtGAAATGTGGAAAGTTGGGTTAGCACTTGATTGTGATGAAGATGGGATCATATCGAGACATGAGATCAAGACAAAGATTAATAATCTGGTAACCAATGATGGTATGAAGATGAATGCCAAGAAGCTTATGGAGGATGCTAAAAAGAGTGTGAGCCAAGGTGGTGGTTCTTATGAGAATTTTAAGAGCTTGGTCAAGTACCTAGGAGCCTAA